From a single Solanum dulcamara chromosome 4, daSolDulc1.2, whole genome shotgun sequence genomic region:
- the LOC129886895 gene encoding callose synthase 2 isoform X2 has product MFGFQKDNVANQREHLILLLANVHIRQFPKLDQQPKLDDLALTDVMKKLFKNYKKWCKYLGRKSSLWLPTIQQEVQQRKLLYMGLYLLIWGEAANLRFMPECLCYIYHHMAFELYGMLAGSVSPMTGETIKPAYGGADEAFLRKVVTPIYNTIAKEAKRSKEKSKHSQWRNYDDLNEYFWSVNCFRLGWPMRADADFFHLPPEELPADANEAIKRNHWMGKINFVETRSFWHIFRSFDRMWGFFILCLQAMIIIAWNGSGQLGSIFEGDVFKRMMSIFITAAILKLAQAVLDIIMSWKSRHSMSFYVKLRYVFKAVAAAAWVVVLPVTYAYSWKNPPEFAQTIKNWFGNGSSSPSLFIIAVLFYLSPNMLSALLFVFPFIRRYLERSDYKIVSLVMWWSQPRLYVGRGMHEDAFSLFKYTLFWVLLLAAKLAFSFYVEIKPLVGPTKDIMNVHIRVYRWHEFFPRANNNIGVVIALWAPIILVYFMDTQIWYAIFSTIFGGIYGAFRRLGEIRTLGMLRSRFQSLPGAFNACLIPVEKDEKRKKGLKATLSKKFDEVTSSRGKEAARFAQMWNKIIESFREEDLINNRERNLLLVPYWADPDLDLIQWPPFLLASKLPIALDMAKDCNGRDRELNKRLNADSYMGSAIRECYASCKSIINVLVLGEREQLVIKEIFSKVDEHIDEGNLIKDFNMSALPTLYEQFVRLIDFLKENKKEDKDHVVILLLDMLEVVTRDIMEDSVPSLLDSTHGGSYGMHDGMIPNAKYQLFGTLNFPVTETEAWREKIRRLHMLLTVKESAMDVPTNLEARRRISFFSNSLFMDMPHAPKVRNMLSFSILTPYFNEEVLFSINSLERPNEDGVSILFYLQKIYPDEWENFLQRVDCSSEEDLKGNTRLEEELRLWASYRGQTLTKTVRGMMYYRQALELQAFLDMAKDEELMKGYKAAESNTDEQPKNERSLMSQCQAVADMKFTYVVSCQQYGIQKRSADQRAQDILRLMTKYPSLRVAYIDEIDETGKDKSKRTGDNKVYYSALVKAVPRSVDSADPDQKLDQVIYRIKLPGPAILGEGKPENQNHAIIFTRGEGLQTIDMNQDNYLEEALKMRNLLEEFLKKNGVRNPTILGLREHIFTGSVSSLAWFMSNQETSFVTIGQRLLANPLKVRFHYGHPDVFDRLFHLTRGGVSKASKVINLSEDIFAGFNSTLRGGNVTHHEYIQVGKGRDVGLNQISLFEAKIANGNGEQTMSRDIYRLGHRFDFFRMLSCFFTTIGFYFTTLITVIIVYVFLYGRLYLVVSGLEEGLSSHPAIRNNKPLQVALASQSFVQIGMLMALPMMMEIGLERGFRNALTDFVLMQLQLAPVFFTFSLGTRTHYYGRTLLHGGAQYRGTGRGFVVFHAKFAENYRLYSRSHFVKGIELMMLLLVYHIFGRSYRDMVAYVLITASIWFLVVTWLFAPFLFNPSGFEWQKIVDDWTDWNKWINNRGGIGVSPEKSWESWWEKEQEHLYHSGIRGTVVEILLSLRFFIYQYGLVYHLTILKNETSFLVYGISWIVIFVILAVMKVVSVGRRKFSADFQLAFRLIKGFIFLSFVSLLISLIVILHLKFRDMIVCILAFMPTGWGMLMIAQASKPWIRRAGFWGSVRTLARGYEIIMGLLLFTPIAFLAWFPFVSEFQTRMLFNQAFSRGLQISRILGGPKKDRSSSNKE; this is encoded by the exons ATGGCATTTGAACTTTACGGTATGCTGGCCGGAAGTGTTAGTCCCATGACAGGCGAAACCATAAAACCTGCTTATGGTGGTGCAGATGAAGCTTTCTTGAGGAAAGTAGTGACTCCCATCTATAACACTATAGCGAAG GAAGCTAAAAGGAGCAAAGAAAAGTCAAAACATTCTCAGTGGAGAAActatgatgatttaaatgagtaTTTCTG GTCAGTCAATTGCTTCAGGCTGGGCTGGCCAATGCGTGCCGATGCTGATTTCTTCCATCTTCCTCCCGAAGAACTACCGGCTGAT GCAAATGAAGCAATTAAAAGGAACCATTGGATGGGGAAAATCAATTTTGTTGAGACACGCTCATTTTGGCACATCTTTAGGAGTTTTGATAGGATGTGGGGATTTTTTATATTATGCTTACAG GCAATGATCATTATTGCATGGAATGGATCTGGCCAACTGGGTTCTATTTTTGAAGGAGATGTGTTCAAGAGAATGATGAGCATTTTCATAACAGCTGCCATACTGAAGCTTGCTCAAG CGGTTCTGGATATAATCATGAGCTGGAAATCGAGACACAGCATGTCATTCTATGTCAAGCTAAGATATGTGTTTAAAGCTGTTGCAGCAGCAGCATGGGTGGTAGTGTTGCCAGTAACTTATGCATATAGCTGGAAAAATCCTCCAGAGTTTGCACAGACTATTAAAAACTGGTTTGGCAATGGTTCAAGTTCGCCTTCTCTATTCATCATAGCAGTTCTTTTTTATCTGTCACCAAATATGCTATCTGCATTGCTGTTTGTGTTCCCTTTCATTCGCCGTTATCTTGAGAGGTCAGATTACAAGATTGTGAGTTTGGTAATGTGGTGGTCCCAG CCTCGGCTTTATGTTGGAAGAGGCATGCATGAGGATGCATTTTCTCTGTTCAA ATACACACTATTTTGGGTTCTCCTCCTGGCTGCAAAATTGGCATTCAGTTTTTACGTCGAG ATAAAACCTCTTGTAGGTCCAACAAAAGATATCATGAATGTCCACATCAGGGTTTATAGATGGCATGAATTCTTCCCCCGAG CAAACAACAATATCGGTGTAGTGATTGCACTATGGGCTCCTATTATTCTT GTCTATTTCATGGACACTCAGATTTGGTATGCTATTTTCTCTACCATATTTGGAGGCATTTATGGTGCGTTTCGGCGTCTTGGAGAG ATTCGCACGCTAGGAATGCTTAGATCGCGGTTTCAGTCACTGCCAGGAGCATTTAATGCTTGCTTGATCCCAGTGGAAAAGGATGAAAAGCGTAAAAAGGGACTTAAAGCCACATTATCTAAGAAATTTGATGAG GTCACTTCTAGTAGAGGAAAGGAGGCTGCAAGGTTTGCTCAAATGTGGAACAAAATAATAGAGAGTTTCAGAGAGGAGGATCTGATAAATAATAG GGAAAGGAACTTATTGCTTGTGCCATATTGGGCTGACCCTGATCTGGACCTTATCCAGTGGCCTCCATTTCTCTTAGCTAGCAAG CTTCCTATTGCATTGGATATGGCTAAAGATTGCAATGGGAGAGATCGTGAGCTGAACAAAAGGTTGAATGCGGACAGTTACATGGGCAGTGCCATTCGTGAGTGTTATGCTTCATGTAAAAGCATTATAAATGTTTTGGTCTTGGGGGAACGTGAACAGCT GGTGATAAAAGAAATTTTCTCGAAAGTTGATGAACACATAGATGAGGGTAATCTGATAAAGGATTTTAACATGAGCGCTCTACCTACCCTCTACGAACAATTTGTGCGGCTTATTGATTTTCTG aaagaaaacaaaaaggagGACAAGGATCATGTAGTTATTCTCTTGCTTGATATGTTAGAAGTTGTGACCCGTGACATAATGGAAGATTCTGTTCCTAG TTTGTTAGATTCCACCCATGGTGGCTCCTATGGGATGCATGACGGAATGATTCCAAATGCAAAATATCAGCTCTTTGGCACCCTTAATTTTCCTGTAACAGAAACAGAGGCATGGAGGGAAAAG ATTAGAAGGCTTCACATGCTGCTCACTGTTAAGGAATCTGCCATGGATGTGCCAACCAATTTGGAAGCTAGACGGCGCATCTCattcttctcaaattcattGTTTATGGACATGCCTCACGCCCCCAAAGTTCGCAATATGCTTTCCTTTTC tattttgacACCTTACTTCAATGAGGAGGTTCTTTTCTCAATAAATTCGCTGGAAAGGCCAAATGAAGATGGTGTTTCTATACTGTTTTATTTGCAAAAGATATACCCAG ATGAATGGGAGAACTTCCTTCAAAGGGTTGACTGTAGCAGTGAGGAGGATCTTAAGGGCAACACTAGATTGGAAGAAGAACTCCGTCTCTGGGCATCATATAGAGGCCAAACATTGACTAAAACAG TACGAGGTATGATGTACTATCGCCAAGCTTTGGAACTTCAGGCGTTTCTTGATATGGCAAAAGATGAAG agtTAATGAAAGGATACAAAGCTGCTGAATCTAATACTGATGAACAGCCAAAAAATGAGAGGTCCTTGATGTCACAATGTCAGGCAGTTGCAGACATGAAATTTACCTATGTTGTGTCATGCCAGCAATATGGCATTCAGAAAAGGTCTGCTGATCAGCGTGCTCAAGACATTTTGAGACTAATGACAAA GTATCCTTCTCTTCGAGTAGCTTACATTGATGAGATTGATGAAACTGGCAAAGATAAATCAAAGAGGACTGGAGATAATAAGGTTTATTATTCAGCCCTTGTGAAGGCTGTACCAAGATCTGTGGACTCGGCAGACCCAGATCAGAAGTTAGATCAG GTTATTTATCGAATAAAACTTCCTGGGCCTGCTATATTGGGAGAAGGAAAGCCAGAGAATCAAAATCATGCGATTATATTTACTCGCGGGGAAGGATTGCAAACAATAGATATGAACCAG GATAACTACTTGGAAGAAGCCCTCAAGATGAGGAATTTGTTGGAagaatttttgaaaaagaacGGTGTGAGAAATCCGACTATTCTGGGATTGCGGGAGCATATTTTCACTGGCAG TGTTTCTTCACTAGCATGGTTTATGTCAAATCAGGAAACCAGCTTTGTCACAATTGGGCAAAGATTGTTGGCCAATCCATTGAA AGTACGTTTCCACTATGGTCATCCTGATGTATTCGATAGATTGTTTCATTTAACAAGAGGTGGTGTGAGCAAGGCTTCCAAAGTTATCAACCTAAGTGAAGACATATTTGCCG GTTTTAATTCTACTCTACGGGGGGGTAATGTTACTCACCATGAGTACATCCAAGTTGGTAAAGGAAGAGATGTTGGCCTTAACCAAATTTCACTGTTTGAGGCAAAGATAGCTAATGGAAATGGTGAGCAGACAATGAGTCGTGATATATACAGGCTTGGACATCGATTTGATTTCTTCCGTATGCTATCATGCTTCTTCACCACTATAGGATTCTACTTTACTACCTTG ATAACTgtcattattgtatatgtatttcTTTATGGTCGACTGTATCTTGTTGTCAGTGGGCTTGAAGAAGGATTGAGTTCACACCCAGCGATTCGAAATAATAAGCCTCTTCAAGTTGCTCTTGCCTCTCAGTCTTTTGTGCAAATTGGCATGTTGATGGCGTTGCCCATGATGATGGAGATAGGCCTTGAGAGGGGCTTCCGCAATGCCTTAACTGATTTTGTGCTGATGCAACTGCAACTTGCTCCTGTTTTCTTTACATTTTCTCTTGGAACAAGGACCCACTATTATGGGAGAACCTTGCTCCATGGAGGTGCTCAATACAGAGGCACTGGTCGTGGCTTTGTTGTATTTCACGCCAAATTTGCTGAAAACTATCGTTTGTACTCTCGAAGCCATTTTGTCAAGGGAATTGAACTGATGATGCTACTTCTTGTCTACCATATATTTGGTAGATCATACAGAGATATGGTGGCATATGTTCTTATAACCGCATCTATATGGTTCCTGGTTGTTACATGGCTCTTTGCCCCGTTCCTGTTCAATCCTTCTGGATTCGAGTGGCAAAAGATTGTTGATGACTGGACAGACTGGAATAAATGGATAAACAATCGTGGTGGTATCGGTGTATCGCCAGAAAAAAGCTGGGAATCTTGGTGGGAGAAAGAACAAGAGCATCTTTATCATTCGGGGATCCGTGGCACTGTAGTCGAGATATTGTTATCATTGCGGTTTTTTATATATCAATACGGACTTGTGTATCACCTCACAATTTTGAAAAACGAAACAAGTTTTCTG GTTTACGGTATTTCTTGGATCGTCATTTTCGTGATATTAGCAGTAATGAAG GTTGTGTCTGTTGGAAGGAGGAAATTCAGTGCTGATTTTCAGCTGGCTTTTCGTTTGATCAAAGGCTTCATTTTCCTCTCATTTGTTTCCCTACTCATTAGTTTGATTGTTATTCTACACCTGAAATTTCGTGATATGATTGTTTGCATTCTCGCGTTCATGCCTACCGGTTGGGGAATGCTTATG ATTGCTCAAGCTTCGAAGCCTTGGATTCGACGTGCTGGTTTCTGGGGATCGGTCAGGACACTTGCCCGTGGTTATGAAATTATAATGGGATTGCTCTTGTTCACGCCAATTGCATTCTTGGCTTGGTTTCCATTTGTTTCAGAGTTCCAAACCCGAATGTTGTTCAACCAAGCATTCAGTAGAGGTCTGCAGATCTCTCGTATTCTTGGTGGACCAAAGAAGGATCGTTCGTCGAGCAACAAAGAGTAG
- the LOC129884844 gene encoding uncharacterized protein LOC129884844, translating to MNQSQLLNRSYHPWPPPLPPPRPTMVPENQQIFQVSQRPCFTPGSVNRSDWKLQNLYNSEFQKPHWSNKPRRFFQKKKQRENYRFTPFTPHNTTSFLIRAKKSGGITSLVSPCPVTPAVLPTPKFSPAREVLADVAKEEWGVDGYGSMNGLIRVRSPENEPEEEDEGEGVIVSWDSDVEQVEKRLSHDLSRFEMIYDPSNGGSGRDTYDFGYRVDDVEEHIERLEEENMELKEKIYVMERELEELRKRVRYLEGEDENRDGNESDNEAGSEKCRRLRWP from the coding sequence ATGAACCAGTCTCAGCTGCTGAACCGGAGTTACCATCCTTGGCCACCACCTTTACCACCACCAAGACCCACAATGGTACCCGAAAATCAACAAATTTTCCAAGTGTCACAAAGGCCTTGTTTTACGCCCGGGAGCGTAAACCGGAGTGATTGGAAACTCCAAAACCTTTACAACTCCGAGTTTCAGAAACCCCACTGGTCGAACAAACCGCGCCGGTTTTTTCAGAAGAAGAAACAGAGAGAAAATTATCGTTTTACCCCTTTCACCCCGCACAACACGACATCGTTCTTAATCCGTGCAAAGAAATCCGGCGGAATCACCTCTTTGGTTTCCCCTTGTCCGGTAACTCCGGCTGTTCTACCGACGCCGAAGTTTTCTCCGGCAAGGGAGGTTTTAGCTGATGTAGCAAAGGAAGAGTGGGGTGTAGACGGGTACGGGTCGATGAACGGGCTGATCCGGGTCCGATCACCGGAGAATGAACCAGAAGAAGAGGATGAAGGAGAAGGGGTTATTGTATCTTGGGACAGTGATGTGGAGCAAGTGGAGAAGAGGTTAAGCCATGACTTGAGCCGTTTTGAGATGATATATGACCCGAGTAATGGTGGGTCGGGTCGAGATACGTATGATTTTGGTTACAGAGTTGACGACGTAGAGGAACATATCGAGAGATTGGAGGAGGAAAACAtggagttgaaggagaaaatataTGTAATGGAAAGGGAATTAGAGGAATTGCGGAAAAGGGTTCGGTATTTGGAaggtgaagatgaaaatagagaTGGAAATGAGTCGGATAATGAAGCTGGTTCTGAAAAGTGTAGGAGATTGAGGTGGccatga
- the LOC129886897 gene encoding uncharacterized protein LOC129886897 — MKYQDNQHFSHHHILKKLVVDESEELQCQACEKPIFEPFHGCISCNFYLHDNCLNAPRSLVHPSHPSHPLTLLPSPTYSSRSFTCNACGSEGRSCSLSCAHCEFDLHVQCALLPQTVLLPQHHHHALKLIFDSSFGDEDESYIFVCDLCHGKAEQNSWLYYCADCDFGTHIECSISKYVNKPKENAVITKPKEEIVISISTKSPDRKTEKKSTKNPKMNLAAVSPVEKLADKLPQGEENAVIMKPKVEEPINKEITEQVINKPTKGPVRKTEKKLAKSVRVNPKMKTVLPDEKPADKSPEENEEREENAEIMKPNEVPTNERVISTSTKSPTRKTKKNSTKNPPETPKMKPVTESAQEENSADKLPEEGEEEEESESTYYEAQRRLKEQHMGHMLMLQAMDNAASYIGPSRGYYYY, encoded by the coding sequence ATGAAATATCAAGATAACCAACATTTCAGCCACCACcatattttgaaaaaacttgTTGTTGATGAAAGTGAGGAACTTCAATGCCAAGCCTGTGAGAAGCCTATTTTTGAGCCCTTTCATGGTTGCATCTCTTGCAATTTCTACCTCCATGACAATTGCCTCAACGCGCCTCGTTCTCTGGTTCACCCTTCTCATCCCTCTCACCCTTTAACCCTTCTTCCATCTCCTACTTATTCGAGCCGATCTTTTACCTGTAATGCATGTGGATCTGAAGGAAGATCATGTAGCTTAAGTTGTGCTCATTGCGAGTTTGATCTGCACGTGCAATGTGCCCTTTTGCCCCAAACTGTCTTACTTCCCCAACACCATCATCATGCACTTAAACTTATATTTGATTCCTCATTTGGTGATGAGGATGAAAGTTACATTTTTGTTTGTGATCTATGTCATGGAAAAGCAGAACAGAATTCTTGGTTGTATTATTGTGCTGATTGTGATTTTGGAACACATATCGAATGTAGCATTTCCAAATATGTCAACAAACCAAAAGAAAATGCAGTCATCACGAAACCAAAGGAAGAAATTGTCATTAGTATATCAACAAAAAGTCCAGATAGGAAAACAGAGAAAAAATCTACCAAGAATCCCAAAATGAACCTAGCAGCTGTATCTCCGGTCGAAAAACTAGCAGACAAATTACCACAAGGAGAAGAAAATGCAGTGATCATGAAACCAAAGGTGGAAGAACCAATTAACAAGGAAATTActgaacaagtcatcaataaaCCAACAAAAGGTCCAGTTAGGAAAACAGAGAAAAAATTAGCCAAGAGTGTTAGAGTAAATCCCAAAATGAAGACAGTATTGCCTGACGAGAAACCAGCAGACAAATCACCAGAAGAAAAcgaagaaagagaagaaaatgcaGAGATCATGAAACCGAATGAAGTACCAACCAATGAAAGAGTCATTAGTACATCAACAAAAAGTCCAACTaggaaaacaaagaaaaattcaaccaagaatCCACCAGAAACTCCCAAAATGAAGCCAGTAACTGAATCGGCGCAAGAAGAAAATTCAGCAGACAAATTAccagaagaaggagaagaagaggaggagtcAGAATCAACATATTATGAAGCTCAGCGCAGACTGAAAGAACAACATATGGGGCATATGCTCATGCTTCAAGCTATGGACAATGCTGCTAGCTACATTGGGCCCTCACGgggttattactattattga
- the LOC129886898 gene encoding protein VACUOLELESS GAMETOPHYTES-like, with protein MGRQNKSANATCQGKQHFSHPHILKPIVNPPETLTCNACELPNNNKPNLHGCNSCQYFLHENCFNAPRFLNHSSHPSHPLTLHHIPSYSSRSYTCKACGSSGNGFCFSCACCEFDIHLQCASCPSSILVDRHPHQLGLHFGSPYEDKNSTYACDMCNVIMNKDDWLYYCAECDFGSHLQCAITSPEVDVFTKQQRPNPNSNANPNSSPNSNANPNSSPNPNPNPAVEMINAVNDAHERLIATQIRLQIEAQGRQAALDLI; from the coding sequence ATGGGAAGACAGAATAAGAGTGCAAATGCTACATGTCAAGGTAAACAACACTTTAGCCATCCCCACATTTTGAAACCAATTGTGAATCCACCTGAAACACTCACTTGCAATGCCTGTGAGCTACCAAATAACAATAAGCCTAATTTACATGGCTGCAACAGCTGCCAGTATTTCCTCCACGAAAACTGTTTCAATGCTCCACGTTTTCTCAATCACTCGTCTCATCCTTCCCATCCCTTGACACTTCACCATATTCCGTCTTACTCGAGTCGTTCCTATACTTGCAAGGCTTGTGGCTCTTCTGGAAATGGATTTTGCTTCAGCTGTGCTTGTTGTGAATTTGATATCCACTTGCAATGTGCGTCTTGTCCGAGTTCAATACTTGTTGACAGACACCCACATCAATTGGGGCTCCATTTCGGTTCTCCATACGAAGATAAGAATAGTACATACGCTTGTGACATGTGTAATGTGATCATGAACAAGGACGATTGGCTGTACTATTGTGCTGAGTGTGATTTCGGGTCACACCTGCAGTGTGCCATAACTAGTCCTGAAGTCGATGTTTTCACCAAACAGCAGCGTCCAAATCCAAATTCAAATGCAAATCCAAATTCAAGTCCAAATTCAAATGCAAATCcaaattcaagtccaaatccaaatccaaatccagcGGTGGAAATGATAAATGCAGTGAATGATGCCCATGAGCGGCTTATAGCAACTCAAATTCGCCTTCAGATTGAAGCACAGGGAAGACAGGCTGCTCTGGACTTAATATAG
- the LOC129884090 gene encoding uncharacterized protein LOC129884090, giving the protein MSTSKSSFHPALAVSNIKNHVPVTLEMENVQYSTWAELFKIHARSHRVIDHIIPPAAGTEKRPQQEEDKGLWSTLDATVLQWLYATISHDLLHTILEPDTTAMEAWNRLHDIFQDNKHSRAVTLEYDFTHVDMADFPNVSAYCQHLKSLADQLKNVGSQVANDRLVLQLVSGLTEPYQGVATLIRQRDPLPQFYQARSMLTLEEAGRAKKAAQSSSAALVARSSEGHTDVPDNSSSHRHNSGEKRHHNRNNNGGRSRGSHGSRGGGRGAGSSGSPAGRGGQLGGSSSRGSTGQHSTVQHSPQFSPWSGGQQWPWLASWGPWAVPPCPYSSTTWS; this is encoded by the coding sequence ATGTCTACCTCcaaatcttcctttcatcctGCTCTTGCTGTCTCCaacatcaagaaccatgttcCCGTCACTCTTGAGATGGAGAATGTCCAATATTCCACTTGGGCGGAACTATTTAAGATTCATGCACGATCCCATCGGGTAATTGATCATATTATTCCTCCGGCGGCAGGAACGGAGAAACGGCCTCAACAGGAGGAGGACAAAGGACTGTGGTCCACCCTTGACGCCACCGTTCTCCAATGGCTCTACGCTACTATCTCTCATGATCTGTTGCATACAATTTTGGAACCTGACACCACGGCGATGGAGGCTTGGAATCGCTTGCATGATATCTTCCAGGATAACAAACACTCTCGTGCTGTCACCCTTGAGTACGACTTCACTCATGTCGACATGGCCGATTTTCCCAATGTCTCTGCCTATTGTCAACATCTCAAATCTCTGGCGGATCAACTCAAGAATGTTGGCTCTCAAGTGGCTAACGATCGTCTAGTTCTTCAATTGGTCTCGGGCCTTACCGAGCCCTACCAAGGTGTGGCGACTCTTATTCGCCAACGCGACCCTTTGCCACAATTTTATCAAGCCCGTTCGATGCTCACTCTTGAAGAAGCTGGCCGTGCTAAGAAAGCAGCCCAAAGTTCCTCCGCTGCATTAGTTGCTCGCTCGTCCGAAGGTCACACTGATGTTCCTGATAATTCCTCTTCCCACCGCCATAATAGTGGTGAAAAGAGGCACCACAACCGCAATAATAATGGAGGCAGATCTCGCGGCAGCCATGGTAGTCGTGGCGGCGGCAGAGGAGCTGGCAGTAGCGGCAGTCCTGCTGGCCGTGGTGGTCAGCTGGGTGGCAGCAGCAGTCGCGGCAGCACTGGGCAGCATTCAACGGTGCAACACTCTCCACAATTTTCTCCTTGGTCTGGCGGACAACAGTGGCCATGGCTGGCCTCTTGGGGTCCTTGGGCTGTCCCACCATGCCCATATTCGTCAACCACTTGGTCCTGA